A window from Drosophila subobscura isolate 14011-0131.10 chromosome O, UCBerk_Dsub_1.0, whole genome shotgun sequence encodes these proteins:
- the LOC117897485 gene encoding uncharacterized protein LOC117897485 isoform X21, which translates to MEANKSDDPVITQRFLKINVRHITDGQGVVGGVLLVTPNAVMFDPNVSDPLVIEHQAESYGVIAPMDLVVNAAIFHDIAHMRVVGGAGPSVAAGSCEAEKPEIYYPKPVLVEEDSKELSEQQPLIGDDADAGKERLEAEIGSLEITDDQESLCSSTGRDGDAFPKAFERERIEDSSLEAKDSAKTDAEDEDKKTGLGLTDTRTTLEERRKSLLDHHWAIPSKDRYCLSNSRRSSEDEADNESNITVDSGARSQDPLSAASSVSGVPHSSITLAGTASGAAAAAMSGGQLPGTGMMPPPSGIDLEHLEQLSKQSCYDSGIDIREPVPSVQPIPKKTVYSDADIVLSSDWVPPKNIVPTHFSESPPRSTILGQSLDAGAGAGGARKKTSSVSFSVDDEAAQQAQVQAQVAATLASDKQSEKKNKMLKRLSYPLTWVEGLTGEGGAVPAPGSGTGSLNKSADTDSAPNTGDSNQSVFSKVFSSSPITLVSELGGNLFSKTPSEDSGGSPVPPLTPHSTHSEGHMTYGRSSIGTFIRPHSSEGTSSSTKLKEAKQAPKLDYRSMVSMDDKPELFISVDKLIPRPARACLDPPLYLRLRMGKPIGKAIPLPTSVMSYGKNKLRAEYWFSVPKNRVDELYRFINTWVKHLYGELDEEQIKARGFELIQEDTEWTKSGTTKAGQGGGSQDGEEISDLTRESWELLKAPFAKTYKIIKTASHAASHDLEMLGGEVLSMSTDEYRKTSLFATGSFDLDFPIPDLIGKTEILTEEHREKLCSHLPARAEGYSWSLIFSTSQHGFALNSLYRKMARLESPVLIVIEDTDNNVFGALTSCSLHVSDHFYGTGESLLYKFNPSFKVFHWTGENMYFIKGNMESLSIGAGDGRFGLWLDGDLNQGRSQQCSTYGNEPLAPQEDFVIKTLECWAFV; encoded by the exons ATGGAGGCCAACAAGAGCGATGATCCAGTCATTACGCAACGCTTCCTCAAGATCAACGTCCGTCACATCACCGACGGCCAGGGCGTTGTGGGCGGCGTCCTTCTGGTCACCCCCAATGCCGTAATGTTTGATCCGAATGTCAGCGATCCGCTGGTGATTGAACACCAGGCAGAGAGCTACGGGGTGATTGCTCCCATGGATCTGGTGGTGAATGCGGCCATTTTCCATGACATTGCGCACATGCGTgtggtgggtggtgctggCCCCAGTGTTGCTGCCGGCAGCTGCGAGGCGGAGAAGCCAGAGATCTATTATCCCAAACCAGTATTAGTCGAGGAGGACTCCAAGGAGTTGtccgagcagcagccgctgatAGGCGACGATGCCGATGCCGGCAAGGAGCGTTTGGAGG CTGAAATTGGTTCGTTGGAGATTACCGATGACCAGGAGTCACTCTGTTCCAGCACTGGACGTGATGGCGATGCCTTCCCCAAGGCCTTTGAACGTGAACGTATTGAG GACTCGTCGTTGGAAGCCAAAGATAGCGCTAAGACTGACGCTGAGGATGAGGATAAGAAAACCGGCCTGGGCCTGACAGACACTCGCACCACCCTGGAGGAGAGACGCAAGAGTCTGTTGGACCATCACTGGGCTATTCCGAGCAAAGACCG CTATTGTTTGTCTAATTCCCGAAGATCATCGGAAGACGAGGCCGACAACGAGTCCAACATCACTGTGGATAGCGGTGCCCGCAGCCAGGATCCCCTCTCGGCAGCCAGCTCTGTGAGCGGTGTACCACACAGCAGCATAACCCTAGCGGGCACTGcttctggagcagcagcagcagctatgtCTGGGGGACAGTTGCCGGGCACCGGCATGATGCCACCACCATCGGGCATTGATCTGGAGCACCTGGAGCAGCTGTCGAAGCAGTCATGCTACGACTCGGGCATCGACATTAGGGAGCCCGTGCCCAGCGTACAGCCGATACCAAAGAAAACCGTTTACAGCGACGCTGACATTGTCCTCAGCTCGGACTGGGTACCACCGAAAAATATTGTGCCGACGCACTTTAGCGAGTCGCCGCCACGCAGCACCATTCTGGGACAGAGCCTAGACGCTGGTGCCGGTGCTGGTGGGGCGCGCAAGAAGACCTCCAGCGTGAGCTTCAGCGTGGACGATGAGGCCGCACAGCAGGCCCAGGTGCAGGCACAGGTGGCGGCCACTCTAGCCAGTGACAAGCAGTCGGAGAAGAAGAACAAG ATGCTGAAGCGCCTCTCGTACCCACTCACCTGGGTGGAGGGCCTCACCGGCGAAGGCGGAGCTGTGCCAGCCCCTGGCAGCGGCACCGGCAGCCTCAACAAGTCGGCGGACACTGATTCGGCGCCCAACACGGGCGACTCCAATCAGAGTGTCTTTTCGAAAGTATTCTCAAG CTCGCCCATTACTCTGGTCTCAGAGCTGGGCGGGAATCTGTTTTCGAAAACACCGTCCGAAGACTCTGGTGGCTCGCCAGTGCCGCCATTGACTCCGCATTCGACACATTCCGAGGGTCATATGACCTATGG ACGTTCCTCAATTGGTACCTTTATACGTCCGCATTCGTCGGAGGGAACATCGTCCAGCACCAAACTGAAGGAGGCCAAGCAGGCGCCCAAGCTGGATTATCGTTCCATGGTCTCGATGGATGACAAACCCGAACTATTTATCAGTGTGGACA AACTTATCCCACGTCCGGCAAGAGCCTGTCTTGACCCACCTTTGTATTTGCGCCTGCGCATGGGCAAGCCCATTGGCAAGGCCATACCGCTGCCAACCTCTGTCATGTCCTACGGCAAGAACAAGTTGCGCGCCGAGTATTGGTTCAGTGTGCCCAAAAATCG CGTTGATGAGCTCTATCGCTTCATAAACACCTGGGTGAAACACCTGTACGGTGAGCTGGACGAAGAGCAAATCAAGGCGCGTGGCTTTGAGCTGATCCAGGAGGACACCGAGTGGACAAAGAGCGGCACCACCAAGGCTGGCCAAGGCGGCGGCAGTCAGGATGGCGAGGAGATCAGCGACCTCACCCGCGAGTCCTGGGAG CTTTTAAAGGCACCGTTCGCCAAGACCTACAAGATCATTAAAACGGCTTCCCATGCCGCATCGCATGACTTGGAAATGTTGGGCGGCGAG GTGCTGTCCATGAGCACAGATGAATATCGCAAGACCTCACTGTTTGCGACTGGCTCCTTCGACCTGGACTTTCCCATTCCCGATCTAATTGGCAAGACAGAGATCCTCACAGAGGAGCATCG CGAGAAGCTTTGCTCTCATCTGCCCGCTCGTGCCGAGGGCTACTCCTGGTCTTTGATCTTCAGCACATCGCAGCATGGTTTCGCCCTCAACTCCCTGTACCGCAAGATGGCGCGCCTGGAGAGTCCCGTTTTAATTGTCATCGAGGACACAGATAATAAT gtATTTGGTGCCCTGACCTCCTGCTCGCTGCATGTGTCGGATCATTTCTATGGCACCGGCGAGTCCCTGCTCTACAAGTTCAATCCCAGCTTCAAGGTATTCCATTGGACTGGCGAGAACATGTACTTTATCAAGGGCAACATGGAGAGCCTGTCGATTGGCGCCGGAGA TGGTCGTTTTGGTCTGTGGCTTGATGGAGATCTCAATCAGGGACGATCACAGCAATGCAGCACATACGGCAATGAGCCTCTGGCGCCACAAGAAGACTTTGTTATCAAAACACTCGAATGCTGGGCATTTGTTTAA
- the LOC117897485 gene encoding TLD domain-containing protein 2 isoform X23 produces the protein MWFVVILFAVAAVCGLAGRKWGRYLYLHYGRHLLPRSLLANKNRSPTPPLSPTKDDQSLEALLDESGEMHETVLSMSTDEYRKTSLFATGSFDLDFPIPDLIGKTEILTEEHREKLCSHLPARAEGYSWSLIFSTSQHGFALNSLYRKMARLESPVLIVIEDTDNNVFGALTSCSLHVSDHFYGTGESLLYKFNPSFKVFHWTGENMYFIKGNMESLSIGAGDGRFGLWLDGDLNQGRSQQCSTYGNEPLAPQEDFVIKTLECWAFV, from the exons ATGTGGTTTGTGGTCATACTCTTTGCTGTGGCCGCCGTTTGCGGCCTGGCCGGTCGAAAGTGGGGCCGCTACCTGTACCTGCACTATGGGCGGCATCTGctgcctcgctctctgctgGCAAACAAGAACCGTTCGCCCACGCCGCCCCTGTCGCCCACAAAAGATGATCAGAGTCTGGAGGCACTGCTCGATGAGAGCGGGGAAATGCATGAAACG GTGCTGTCCATGAGCACAGATGAATATCGCAAGACCTCACTGTTTGCGACTGGCTCCTTCGACCTGGACTTTCCCATTCCCGATCTAATTGGCAAGACAGAGATCCTCACAGAGGAGCATCG CGAGAAGCTTTGCTCTCATCTGCCCGCTCGTGCCGAGGGCTACTCCTGGTCTTTGATCTTCAGCACATCGCAGCATGGTTTCGCCCTCAACTCCCTGTACCGCAAGATGGCGCGCCTGGAGAGTCCCGTTTTAATTGTCATCGAGGACACAGATAATAAT gtATTTGGTGCCCTGACCTCCTGCTCGCTGCATGTGTCGGATCATTTCTATGGCACCGGCGAGTCCCTGCTCTACAAGTTCAATCCCAGCTTCAAGGTATTCCATTGGACTGGCGAGAACATGTACTTTATCAAGGGCAACATGGAGAGCCTGTCGATTGGCGCCGGAGA TGGTCGTTTTGGTCTGTGGCTTGATGGAGATCTCAATCAGGGACGATCACAGCAATGCAGCACATACGGCAATGAGCCTCTGGCGCCACAAGAAGACTTTGTTATCAAAACACTCGAATGCTGGGCATTTGTTTAA
- the LOC117897485 gene encoding uncharacterized protein LOC117897485 isoform X20 yields MHTAVFWRNGDILEGLRPGSPKPGHIERVSGNSQAEMEANKSDDPVITQRFLKINVRHITDGQGVVGGVLLVTPNAVMFDPNVSDPLVIEHQAESYGVIAPMDLVVNAAIFHDIAHMRVVGGAGPSVAAGSCEAEKPEIYYPKPVLVEEDSKELSEQQPLIGDDADAGKERLEAEIGSLEITDDQESLCSSTGRDGDAFPKAFERERIEDSSLEAKDSAKTDAEDEDKKTGLGLTDTRTTLEERRKSLLDHHWAIPSKDRYCLSNSRRSSEDEADNESNITVDSGARSQDPLSAASSVSGVPHSSITLAGTASGAAAAAMSGGQLPGTGMMPPPSGIDLEHLEQLSKQSCYDSGIDIREPVPSVQPIPKKTVYSDADIVLSSDWVPPKNIVPTHFSESPPRSTILGQSLDAGAGAGGARKKTSSVSFSVDDEAAQQAQVQAQVAATLASDKQSEKKNKMLKRLSYPLTWVEGLTGEGGAVPAPGSGTGSLNKSADTDSAPNTGDSNQSVFSKVFSSSPITLVSELGGNLFSKTPSEDSGGSPVPPLTPHSTHSEGHMTYGRSSIGTFIRPHSSEGTSSSTKLKEAKQAPKLDYRSMVSMDDKPELFISVDKLIPRPARACLDPPLYLRLRMGKPIGKAIPLPTSVMSYGKNKLRAEYWFSVPKNRVDELYRFINTWVKHLYGELDEEQIKARGFELIQEDTEWTKSGTTKAGQGGGSQDGEEISDLTRESWELLKAPFAKTYKIIKTASHAASHDLEMLGGEVLSMSTDEYRKTSLFATGSFDLDFPIPDLIGKTEILTEEHREKLCSHLPARAEGYSWSLIFSTSQHGFALNSLYRKMARLESPVLIVIEDTDNNVFGALTSCSLHVSDHFYGTGESLLYKFNPSFKVFHWTGENMYFIKGNMESLSIGAGDGRFGLWLDGDLNQGRSQQCSTYGNEPLAPQEDFVIKTLECWAFV; encoded by the exons ATGCACACGGCTGTCTTCTGGAGGAATGGAG ACATACTGGAGGGCCTGCGCCCCGGATCCCCCAAGCCGGGGCACATTGAGCGCGTGTCCGGCAACAGCCAGGCCGAGATGGAGGCCAACAAGAGCGATGATCCAGTCATTACGCAACGCTTCCTCAAGATCAACGTCCGTCACATCACCGACGGCCAGGGCGTTGTGGGCGGCGTCCTTCTGGTCACCCCCAATGCCGTAATGTTTGATCCGAATGTCAGCGATCCGCTGGTGATTGAACACCAGGCAGAGAGCTACGGGGTGATTGCTCCCATGGATCTGGTGGTGAATGCGGCCATTTTCCATGACATTGCGCACATGCGTgtggtgggtggtgctggCCCCAGTGTTGCTGCCGGCAGCTGCGAGGCGGAGAAGCCAGAGATCTATTATCCCAAACCAGTATTAGTCGAGGAGGACTCCAAGGAGTTGtccgagcagcagccgctgatAGGCGACGATGCCGATGCCGGCAAGGAGCGTTTGGAGG CTGAAATTGGTTCGTTGGAGATTACCGATGACCAGGAGTCACTCTGTTCCAGCACTGGACGTGATGGCGATGCCTTCCCCAAGGCCTTTGAACGTGAACGTATTGAG GACTCGTCGTTGGAAGCCAAAGATAGCGCTAAGACTGACGCTGAGGATGAGGATAAGAAAACCGGCCTGGGCCTGACAGACACTCGCACCACCCTGGAGGAGAGACGCAAGAGTCTGTTGGACCATCACTGGGCTATTCCGAGCAAAGACCG CTATTGTTTGTCTAATTCCCGAAGATCATCGGAAGACGAGGCCGACAACGAGTCCAACATCACTGTGGATAGCGGTGCCCGCAGCCAGGATCCCCTCTCGGCAGCCAGCTCTGTGAGCGGTGTACCACACAGCAGCATAACCCTAGCGGGCACTGcttctggagcagcagcagcagctatgtCTGGGGGACAGTTGCCGGGCACCGGCATGATGCCACCACCATCGGGCATTGATCTGGAGCACCTGGAGCAGCTGTCGAAGCAGTCATGCTACGACTCGGGCATCGACATTAGGGAGCCCGTGCCCAGCGTACAGCCGATACCAAAGAAAACCGTTTACAGCGACGCTGACATTGTCCTCAGCTCGGACTGGGTACCACCGAAAAATATTGTGCCGACGCACTTTAGCGAGTCGCCGCCACGCAGCACCATTCTGGGACAGAGCCTAGACGCTGGTGCCGGTGCTGGTGGGGCGCGCAAGAAGACCTCCAGCGTGAGCTTCAGCGTGGACGATGAGGCCGCACAGCAGGCCCAGGTGCAGGCACAGGTGGCGGCCACTCTAGCCAGTGACAAGCAGTCGGAGAAGAAGAACAAG ATGCTGAAGCGCCTCTCGTACCCACTCACCTGGGTGGAGGGCCTCACCGGCGAAGGCGGAGCTGTGCCAGCCCCTGGCAGCGGCACCGGCAGCCTCAACAAGTCGGCGGACACTGATTCGGCGCCCAACACGGGCGACTCCAATCAGAGTGTCTTTTCGAAAGTATTCTCAAG CTCGCCCATTACTCTGGTCTCAGAGCTGGGCGGGAATCTGTTTTCGAAAACACCGTCCGAAGACTCTGGTGGCTCGCCAGTGCCGCCATTGACTCCGCATTCGACACATTCCGAGGGTCATATGACCTATGG ACGTTCCTCAATTGGTACCTTTATACGTCCGCATTCGTCGGAGGGAACATCGTCCAGCACCAAACTGAAGGAGGCCAAGCAGGCGCCCAAGCTGGATTATCGTTCCATGGTCTCGATGGATGACAAACCCGAACTATTTATCAGTGTGGACA AACTTATCCCACGTCCGGCAAGAGCCTGTCTTGACCCACCTTTGTATTTGCGCCTGCGCATGGGCAAGCCCATTGGCAAGGCCATACCGCTGCCAACCTCTGTCATGTCCTACGGCAAGAACAAGTTGCGCGCCGAGTATTGGTTCAGTGTGCCCAAAAATCG CGTTGATGAGCTCTATCGCTTCATAAACACCTGGGTGAAACACCTGTACGGTGAGCTGGACGAAGAGCAAATCAAGGCGCGTGGCTTTGAGCTGATCCAGGAGGACACCGAGTGGACAAAGAGCGGCACCACCAAGGCTGGCCAAGGCGGCGGCAGTCAGGATGGCGAGGAGATCAGCGACCTCACCCGCGAGTCCTGGGAG CTTTTAAAGGCACCGTTCGCCAAGACCTACAAGATCATTAAAACGGCTTCCCATGCCGCATCGCATGACTTGGAAATGTTGGGCGGCGAG GTGCTGTCCATGAGCACAGATGAATATCGCAAGACCTCACTGTTTGCGACTGGCTCCTTCGACCTGGACTTTCCCATTCCCGATCTAATTGGCAAGACAGAGATCCTCACAGAGGAGCATCG CGAGAAGCTTTGCTCTCATCTGCCCGCTCGTGCCGAGGGCTACTCCTGGTCTTTGATCTTCAGCACATCGCAGCATGGTTTCGCCCTCAACTCCCTGTACCGCAAGATGGCGCGCCTGGAGAGTCCCGTTTTAATTGTCATCGAGGACACAGATAATAAT gtATTTGGTGCCCTGACCTCCTGCTCGCTGCATGTGTCGGATCATTTCTATGGCACCGGCGAGTCCCTGCTCTACAAGTTCAATCCCAGCTTCAAGGTATTCCATTGGACTGGCGAGAACATGTACTTTATCAAGGGCAACATGGAGAGCCTGTCGATTGGCGCCGGAGA TGGTCGTTTTGGTCTGTGGCTTGATGGAGATCTCAATCAGGGACGATCACAGCAATGCAGCACATACGGCAATGAGCCTCTGGCGCCACAAGAAGACTTTGTTATCAAAACACTCGAATGCTGGGCATTTGTTTAA
- the LOC117897485 gene encoding uncharacterized protein LOC117897485 isoform X16: MSRENSPRHGSFRRNLNNRDSPAAGSPGSPHHQQSNHQYHHQQPPIMEHAGAPISTSATNIATVLEDGENTILPPLTGSGPSRQRSLRDRLKDGITGSFSWQSKSRSVDHGLAAPFDLDSLRSKVEQRFESVDKLSNILEGLRPGSPKPGHIERVSGNSQAEMEANKSDDPVITQRFLKINVRHITDGQGVVGGVLLVTPNAVMFDPNVSDPLVIEHQAESYGVIAPMDLVVNAAIFHDIAHMRVVGGAGPSVAAGSCEAEKPEIYYPKPVLVEEDSKELSEQQPLIGDDADAGKERLEAEIGSLEITDDQESLCSSTGRDGDAFPKAFERERIEDSSLEAKDSAKTDAEDEDKKTGLGLTDTRTTLEERRKSLLDHHWAIPSKDRYCLSNSRRSSEDEADNESNITVDSGARSQDPLSAASSVSGVPHSSITLAGTASGAAAAAMSGGQLPGTGMMPPPSGIDLEHLEQLSKQSCYDSGIDIREPVPSVQPIPKKTVYSDADIVLSSDWVPPKNIVPTHFSESPPRSTILGQSLDAGAGAGGARKKTSSVSFSVDDEAAQQAQVQAQVAATLASDKQSEKKNKMLKRLSYPLTWVEGLTGEGGAVPAPGSGTGSLNKSADTDSAPNTGDSNQSVFSKVFSSSPITLVSELGGNLFSKTPSEDSGGSPVPPLTPHSTHSEGHMTYGRSSIGTFIRPHSSEGTSSSTKLKEAKQAPKLDYRSMVSMDDKPELFISVDKLIPRPARACLDPPLYLRLRMGKPIGKAIPLPTSVMSYGKNKLRAEYWFSVPKNRVDELYRFINTWVKHLYGELDEEQIKARGFELIQEDTEWTKSGTTKAGQGGGSQDGEEISDLTRESWELLKAPFAKTYKIIKTASHAASHDLEMLGGEVLSMSTDEYRKTSLFATGSFDLDFPIPDLIGKTEILTEEHREKLCSHLPARAEGYSWSLIFSTSQHGFALNSLYRKMARLESPVLIVIEDTDNNVFGALTSCSLHVSDHFYGTGESLLYKFNPSFKVFHWTGENMYFIKGNMESLSIGAGDGRFGLWLDGDLNQGRSQQCSTYGNEPLAPQEDFVIKTLECWAFV; the protein is encoded by the exons GAGCAAATCACGTAGCGTGGATCATGGCCTGGCGGCTCCATTTGACTTGGATTCGCTGCGCTCGAAGGTGGAGCAGCGTTTCGAGAGTGTGGACAAGCTATCAA ACATACTGGAGGGCCTGCGCCCCGGATCCCCCAAGCCGGGGCACATTGAGCGCGTGTCCGGCAACAGCCAGGCCGAGATGGAGGCCAACAAGAGCGATGATCCAGTCATTACGCAACGCTTCCTCAAGATCAACGTCCGTCACATCACCGACGGCCAGGGCGTTGTGGGCGGCGTCCTTCTGGTCACCCCCAATGCCGTAATGTTTGATCCGAATGTCAGCGATCCGCTGGTGATTGAACACCAGGCAGAGAGCTACGGGGTGATTGCTCCCATGGATCTGGTGGTGAATGCGGCCATTTTCCATGACATTGCGCACATGCGTgtggtgggtggtgctggCCCCAGTGTTGCTGCCGGCAGCTGCGAGGCGGAGAAGCCAGAGATCTATTATCCCAAACCAGTATTAGTCGAGGAGGACTCCAAGGAGTTGtccgagcagcagccgctgatAGGCGACGATGCCGATGCCGGCAAGGAGCGTTTGGAGG CTGAAATTGGTTCGTTGGAGATTACCGATGACCAGGAGTCACTCTGTTCCAGCACTGGACGTGATGGCGATGCCTTCCCCAAGGCCTTTGAACGTGAACGTATTGAG GACTCGTCGTTGGAAGCCAAAGATAGCGCTAAGACTGACGCTGAGGATGAGGATAAGAAAACCGGCCTGGGCCTGACAGACACTCGCACCACCCTGGAGGAGAGACGCAAGAGTCTGTTGGACCATCACTGGGCTATTCCGAGCAAAGACCG CTATTGTTTGTCTAATTCCCGAAGATCATCGGAAGACGAGGCCGACAACGAGTCCAACATCACTGTGGATAGCGGTGCCCGCAGCCAGGATCCCCTCTCGGCAGCCAGCTCTGTGAGCGGTGTACCACACAGCAGCATAACCCTAGCGGGCACTGcttctggagcagcagcagcagctatgtCTGGGGGACAGTTGCCGGGCACCGGCATGATGCCACCACCATCGGGCATTGATCTGGAGCACCTGGAGCAGCTGTCGAAGCAGTCATGCTACGACTCGGGCATCGACATTAGGGAGCCCGTGCCCAGCGTACAGCCGATACCAAAGAAAACCGTTTACAGCGACGCTGACATTGTCCTCAGCTCGGACTGGGTACCACCGAAAAATATTGTGCCGACGCACTTTAGCGAGTCGCCGCCACGCAGCACCATTCTGGGACAGAGCCTAGACGCTGGTGCCGGTGCTGGTGGGGCGCGCAAGAAGACCTCCAGCGTGAGCTTCAGCGTGGACGATGAGGCCGCACAGCAGGCCCAGGTGCAGGCACAGGTGGCGGCCACTCTAGCCAGTGACAAGCAGTCGGAGAAGAAGAACAAG ATGCTGAAGCGCCTCTCGTACCCACTCACCTGGGTGGAGGGCCTCACCGGCGAAGGCGGAGCTGTGCCAGCCCCTGGCAGCGGCACCGGCAGCCTCAACAAGTCGGCGGACACTGATTCGGCGCCCAACACGGGCGACTCCAATCAGAGTGTCTTTTCGAAAGTATTCTCAAG CTCGCCCATTACTCTGGTCTCAGAGCTGGGCGGGAATCTGTTTTCGAAAACACCGTCCGAAGACTCTGGTGGCTCGCCAGTGCCGCCATTGACTCCGCATTCGACACATTCCGAGGGTCATATGACCTATGG ACGTTCCTCAATTGGTACCTTTATACGTCCGCATTCGTCGGAGGGAACATCGTCCAGCACCAAACTGAAGGAGGCCAAGCAGGCGCCCAAGCTGGATTATCGTTCCATGGTCTCGATGGATGACAAACCCGAACTATTTATCAGTGTGGACA AACTTATCCCACGTCCGGCAAGAGCCTGTCTTGACCCACCTTTGTATTTGCGCCTGCGCATGGGCAAGCCCATTGGCAAGGCCATACCGCTGCCAACCTCTGTCATGTCCTACGGCAAGAACAAGTTGCGCGCCGAGTATTGGTTCAGTGTGCCCAAAAATCG CGTTGATGAGCTCTATCGCTTCATAAACACCTGGGTGAAACACCTGTACGGTGAGCTGGACGAAGAGCAAATCAAGGCGCGTGGCTTTGAGCTGATCCAGGAGGACACCGAGTGGACAAAGAGCGGCACCACCAAGGCTGGCCAAGGCGGCGGCAGTCAGGATGGCGAGGAGATCAGCGACCTCACCCGCGAGTCCTGGGAG CTTTTAAAGGCACCGTTCGCCAAGACCTACAAGATCATTAAAACGGCTTCCCATGCCGCATCGCATGACTTGGAAATGTTGGGCGGCGAG GTGCTGTCCATGAGCACAGATGAATATCGCAAGACCTCACTGTTTGCGACTGGCTCCTTCGACCTGGACTTTCCCATTCCCGATCTAATTGGCAAGACAGAGATCCTCACAGAGGAGCATCG CGAGAAGCTTTGCTCTCATCTGCCCGCTCGTGCCGAGGGCTACTCCTGGTCTTTGATCTTCAGCACATCGCAGCATGGTTTCGCCCTCAACTCCCTGTACCGCAAGATGGCGCGCCTGGAGAGTCCCGTTTTAATTGTCATCGAGGACACAGATAATAAT gtATTTGGTGCCCTGACCTCCTGCTCGCTGCATGTGTCGGATCATTTCTATGGCACCGGCGAGTCCCTGCTCTACAAGTTCAATCCCAGCTTCAAGGTATTCCATTGGACTGGCGAGAACATGTACTTTATCAAGGGCAACATGGAGAGCCTGTCGATTGGCGCCGGAGA TGGTCGTTTTGGTCTGTGGCTTGATGGAGATCTCAATCAGGGACGATCACAGCAATGCAGCACATACGGCAATGAGCCTCTGGCGCCACAAGAAGACTTTGTTATCAAAACACTCGAATGCTGGGCATTTGTTTAA
- the LOC117897485 gene encoding TLD domain-containing protein 2 isoform X25: MKMCELMVPVNHGLSREVLSMSTDEYRKTSLFATGSFDLDFPIPDLIGKTEILTEEHREKLCSHLPARAEGYSWSLIFSTSQHGFALNSLYRKMARLESPVLIVIEDTDNNVFGALTSCSLHVSDHFYGTGESLLYKFNPSFKVFHWTGENMYFIKGNMESLSIGAGDGRFGLWLDGDLNQGRSQQCSTYGNEPLAPQEDFVIKTLECWAFV; encoded by the exons ATGAAAATGTGCGAATTGATGGTCCCCGTCAATCATGGTCTCAGTCGTGAG GTGCTGTCCATGAGCACAGATGAATATCGCAAGACCTCACTGTTTGCGACTGGCTCCTTCGACCTGGACTTTCCCATTCCCGATCTAATTGGCAAGACAGAGATCCTCACAGAGGAGCATCG CGAGAAGCTTTGCTCTCATCTGCCCGCTCGTGCCGAGGGCTACTCCTGGTCTTTGATCTTCAGCACATCGCAGCATGGTTTCGCCCTCAACTCCCTGTACCGCAAGATGGCGCGCCTGGAGAGTCCCGTTTTAATTGTCATCGAGGACACAGATAATAAT gtATTTGGTGCCCTGACCTCCTGCTCGCTGCATGTGTCGGATCATTTCTATGGCACCGGCGAGTCCCTGCTCTACAAGTTCAATCCCAGCTTCAAGGTATTCCATTGGACTGGCGAGAACATGTACTTTATCAAGGGCAACATGGAGAGCCTGTCGATTGGCGCCGGAGA TGGTCGTTTTGGTCTGTGGCTTGATGGAGATCTCAATCAGGGACGATCACAGCAATGCAGCACATACGGCAATGAGCCTCTGGCGCCACAAGAAGACTTTGTTATCAAAACACTCGAATGCTGGGCATTTGTTTAA